Proteins from a genomic interval of Flammeovirgaceae bacterium SG7u.111:
- a CDS encoding DUF4271 domain-containing protein: MLETRQKRIFIIFVTVLCLFVVGKAKANQSVIEDLSEDWSVYDVRLEGFVPYLSDIHRNVKSIYMPLSLDQYRGNLLSISSIDGAHLFFNNKLVQLMEGDDFTYYSVDSLLSAQNQGFIQVAIYSPTSFDNIPALRVVSEKSNASVVSIDRAVFTPNKIQSDYNKEFVVIFSLGILFVFSVVLQKKNPFGGLIEIGAILAKMLKSKSMPEKYSTRYVLYFLFFFSLSFSFLLVFLRESSDLFRESSLVLSNYLGGTLFLVSTQLFILIFVLMLLKLLIIRVLSSLYGFAGLADIHTFEYISFTHFFTTIFLLGGVMLNLLPVDIPMEVAVALLFVVVFFKSLFIVMRINRLLTYKKVYLFSYFCITEFIPILFALKFFINI, from the coding sequence ACGGTGCTTTGCTTATTTGTTGTTGGCAAGGCAAAAGCGAACCAGAGCGTGATAGAAGACTTGTCAGAAGATTGGTCTGTTTATGATGTTCGCTTGGAGGGATTTGTTCCTTACCTTTCTGATATTCATAGAAATGTGAAGAGTATTTATATGCCTCTTTCTCTGGATCAATATAGAGGGAATTTACTGAGTATTTCATCTATTGATGGAGCACACCTTTTCTTCAATAACAAACTGGTACAGTTGATGGAAGGAGATGACTTCACTTACTATTCTGTAGATAGTTTATTGTCTGCTCAAAATCAAGGGTTTATACAGGTTGCTATTTATTCTCCCACTTCTTTTGATAACATACCTGCACTTAGAGTGGTAAGTGAAAAGAGCAATGCTTCTGTTGTGAGTATAGATCGGGCTGTTTTTACACCTAACAAGATACAATCTGACTACAATAAAGAATTTGTAGTGATTTTTAGTTTGGGAATTTTGTTTGTGTTTAGCGTAGTCTTACAGAAAAAGAATCCTTTTGGGGGATTGATTGAGATAGGTGCGATTTTAGCCAAGATGTTGAAATCGAAATCAATGCCTGAAAAGTACTCTACAAGATATGTACTCTATTTTTTGTTTTTTTTCAGTTTGAGTTTTTCATTTCTTTTGGTGTTTTTGAGGGAAAGCTCCGATTTGTTTAGAGAGTCTTCCCTAGTGCTCAGTAACTACTTAGGAGGTACACTGTTCCTTGTGAGTACTCAGCTATTTATATTGATATTTGTTTTGATGTTATTAAAGCTATTGATTATAAGGGTTTTATCAAGCCTTTATGGTTTTGCTGGATTGGCTGATATACATACGTTTGAGTATATCTCTTTCACCCATTTTTTTACTACAATTTTTTTGTTGGGTGGGGTAATGCTTAATTTGTTACCAGTAGATATTCCCATGGAAGTAGCTGTAGCTTTGCTATTTGTAGTAGTGTTTTTTAAGTCTCTTTTTATTGTAATGCGAATCAACAGGCTACTTACTTATAAAAAAGTGTATTTATTTTCATATTTTTGCATTACGGAATTCATTCCAATACTTTTTGCATTAAAGTTTTTTATAAACATTTAA
- a CDS encoding uroporphyrinogen-III synthase, with product MANSGLTDFESRAKKAVKSILVSQPQPNNPNSPYYELGKKYNIKVDFRPFIEVEAVSTREFRKQKISILDHTAIIFTSRHAIDHFFNICKDMKIEVPADMKYFCISEQTAHYLQKYIVIRKRKIFTGKKTAKDLLEVVKKHKNEKFLFPCSNIRKSDIPDFLKESGSEFSEAIIYRTVASDLSDLADVNYDIIAFFSPSGINSLFANFPDFKQNATRIAAFGPTTAKAVRDNDLFLDIEAPMPNAPSMTGAIELYIKKANNIK from the coding sequence ATGGCAAATTCAGGACTTACGGATTTTGAAAGTAGAGCGAAGAAAGCAGTGAAGTCTATTTTGGTTTCGCAACCCCAGCCCAACAATCCTAATTCACCTTATTATGAGCTTGGTAAAAAATACAATATCAAGGTTGATTTTAGACCCTTTATTGAAGTAGAAGCTGTTTCGACTAGAGAGTTTAGAAAACAGAAGATCTCGATTTTAGACCATACGGCAATCATTTTTACAAGTAGGCATGCTATCGATCATTTTTTCAATATCTGCAAGGATATGAAGATAGAAGTTCCAGCAGATATGAAATATTTCTGCATATCGGAACAAACAGCGCATTACTTACAAAAGTATATTGTAATAAGGAAGCGCAAGATATTTACTGGGAAGAAGACAGCTAAGGATCTTCTGGAAGTAGTAAAGAAACATAAAAACGAAAAGTTCCTTTTCCCTTGCTCAAATATAAGGAAGAGCGATATTCCTGATTTTTTGAAGGAAAGTGGAAGTGAGTTCTCCGAAGCAATTATATACAGAACAGTAGCTAGTGACTTATCGGACTTGGCTGATGTGAATTATGATATAATCGCATTTTTCAGCCCTTCAGGTATTAATTCGCTTTTTGCCAACTTCCCCGATTTTAAACAAAATGCCACCCGAATAGCTGCCTTTGGACCTACTACAGCTAAAGCGGTAAGAGATAATGACTTGTTTTTAGATATTGAGGCACCTATGCCTAATGCTCCTTCTATGACTGGAGCTATCGAACTTTACATTAAAAAGGCGAACAATATTAAATAA
- a CDS encoding type IX secretion system membrane protein PorP/SprF, with the protein MKKLLLLPIILLTLTALHAQQDPQFSQYMFNQLYLSPAAAGINAEDIEFTVIHRSQWLGYSPSFDDGGAPTTQVASASMPLTKYNLGLGLNMVNDQLGAETNQTFRLSLAYQLKLKKGVLALGVSGGMYNYSIDFDKLRFVDPDDPFNNQSGKQSQFTPDFSAGLYFKPNNNKFYLGVGVNHLNEAEFTFDTDEGYNTLKQHLNIFGGVNLDLSRTVVLTPSFIVKSDMNVFSFEASAIATFNQKIYAGLSMRELESAIALVGLHLLKDNKLRVGYAFDYTLEARNAKETTSHEILLTYRLKAFTPFQPSIIRTPRFRHE; encoded by the coding sequence ATGAAAAAGTTACTGTTACTACCAATCATTCTACTTACGTTAACTGCTCTACATGCTCAACAAGACCCGCAGTTTAGTCAGTACATGTTTAACCAACTTTACCTTTCTCCAGCTGCCGCTGGAATTAATGCGGAAGATATTGAGTTCACTGTAATTCACAGATCTCAATGGTTAGGCTACTCACCAAGTTTTGATGATGGCGGCGCGCCAACTACTCAAGTAGCAAGTGCAAGTATGCCTCTCACAAAATATAATCTAGGCTTAGGCCTGAATATGGTTAACGATCAGCTCGGAGCTGAAACCAATCAAACCTTTAGGCTTTCATTGGCTTATCAATTAAAATTGAAGAAGGGTGTTTTGGCACTCGGGGTAAGTGGGGGTATGTATAATTATTCCATTGATTTCGATAAGTTAAGGTTTGTAGATCCAGATGATCCTTTTAATAATCAATCAGGTAAGCAAAGCCAATTTACACCAGATTTTTCCGCAGGTCTTTATTTTAAGCCCAATAACAATAAGTTTTATCTAGGTGTAGGTGTAAACCATTTAAATGAAGCAGAATTTACTTTTGATACTGACGAGGGATATAACACGTTGAAACAACATTTGAATATATTTGGCGGTGTGAATTTGGATCTAAGTAGAACAGTGGTTTTAACCCCATCCTTCATTGTGAAATCGGATATGAATGTATTTTCTTTTGAGGCAAGTGCTATCGCAACATTTAATCAAAAAATATATGCAGGATTATCTATGCGTGAGCTGGAATCGGCCATCGCATTAGTAGGTTTACATTTATTAAAAGATAATAAGTTAAGAGTAGGTTATGCGTTTGATTACACGTTAGAGGCTAGAAATGCTAAAGAAACAACCTCACATGAGATATTATTGACCTATAGACTTAAGGCGTTCACACCTTTTCAACCATCAATTATTAGAACTCCTCGATTCAGGCACGAGTAA
- a CDS encoding SUMF1/EgtB/PvdO family nonheme iron enzyme, whose protein sequence is MNKLFNSKKLFYYLALVVLPFLQSCIFGGGKGDNGELVGVPDREGFEQTIPYGMTYVRPGTFHMGQADEDITSSKINLNKQVTIGGFFMDDTEITNNEYRQFINTMLEASDTSSDWTYQDVMASLYPDSLVWEKDFTYHLGDPLVRYYWQHPAFDDYPVVGVSWLAAKEFCEWRTDYLNEWREGEGMFPMPNFRLPSEAEWEYASRGGLDMAKYPWGGPYVRNGKGCALANFKPGRGNYYDDGFSYAAPTAAYFPNGFGLYDMAGNVSEWCEDAFHPASYPIVWDLNPTYFDDMELRKVVRGGSWKDISFYIETGTRSYEYRDTARSFIGFRCVMTHLGRSSGLEF, encoded by the coding sequence ATGAACAAACTGTTTAATTCCAAAAAGCTTTTTTATTACCTTGCTTTAGTAGTATTACCTTTTCTACAAAGCTGTATTTTCGGTGGGGGCAAAGGTGATAACGGTGAACTAGTAGGTGTACCTGATAGGGAAGGGTTTGAACAAACTATCCCTTATGGAATGACTTACGTTCGTCCTGGTACTTTCCACATGGGGCAAGCCGATGAAGATATCACATCTTCTAAGATAAACTTGAACAAGCAAGTAACCATAGGTGGTTTCTTTATGGATGATACTGAGATTACAAATAATGAGTATCGTCAATTCATTAATACTATGCTAGAAGCATCTGATACTAGTTCTGATTGGACTTATCAAGATGTGATGGCTTCTCTTTATCCAGATTCATTAGTATGGGAAAAAGATTTTACTTATCACTTAGGTGATCCGCTTGTAAGATATTACTGGCAACACCCTGCATTCGATGATTATCCAGTTGTAGGTGTATCATGGTTGGCAGCAAAAGAGTTTTGCGAATGGAGAACTGATTATTTGAACGAATGGAGAGAAGGAGAAGGGATGTTCCCAATGCCTAACTTTAGGTTGCCATCTGAGGCAGAATGGGAATATGCTTCAAGAGGAGGTCTTGACATGGCTAAATATCCTTGGGGCGGTCCATATGTTAGAAATGGTAAAGGTTGTGCACTGGCTAACTTTAAGCCTGGTAGAGGTAATTATTATGATGATGGTTTTTCTTACGCCGCACCGACAGCTGCATATTTCCCTAATGGATTTGGTCTTTATGATATGGCTGGTAATGTTTCAGAATGGTGTGAAGATGCATTCCATCCTGCTAGTTACCCAATCGTTTGGGATTTGAACCCTACTTACTTCGATGATATGGAGTTGAGAAAAGTAGTTAGAGGAGGTTCTTGGAAAGATATATCTTTTTACATAGAAACAGGTACTAGGTCATATGAGTACAGAGATACGGCTCGTTCTTTTATTGGCTTTAGATGTGTGATGACGCACTTAGGACGTTCATCTGGACTAGAATTTTAA
- the gldL gene encoding gliding motility protein GldL yields the protein MSKHKETKLEWFYRVVIPKATSVGASVVVIGALFKIMHYPGAGIMLSVGLITESVIFLFGVFQPSPPPEAHYDWSKVYPELAEEAAPASLPSKKKGVVQETPGKGVVALGAIDKMLEESSLGPDVFKNFGAGMKNLNETVSKIKDVSNVAVASDDYARSLQLATKNITELNKAYSTTVSAMNEMSDSSKNAKEYHAQVQVITKNLGALNAVYEMELKDANSHLKAMNKFYGNLTTAMDSMSEASKESQQFKTQISQLTNNLSSLNKVYGNMLTAMKG from the coding sequence ATGAGTAAACACAAGGAAACAAAACTTGAATGGTTTTATAGGGTTGTAATTCCTAAAGCAACAAGTGTAGGTGCTTCAGTCGTTGTAATTGGAGCTTTATTTAAAATTATGCACTACCCTGGTGCTGGTATTATGCTCTCAGTAGGTTTGATCACTGAATCAGTTATCTTCCTTTTCGGTGTATTCCAGCCATCACCTCCACCAGAAGCTCACTACGACTGGTCAAAAGTTTATCCAGAGTTAGCTGAAGAAGCTGCTCCAGCAAGTCTCCCTTCTAAAAAGAAAGGTGTAGTGCAAGAAACTCCTGGTAAAGGTGTAGTGGCTTTAGGTGCTATTGATAAAATGCTAGAAGAGTCAAGCTTAGGTCCAGACGTATTCAAAAATTTTGGTGCTGGAATGAAAAACCTAAACGAGACTGTTAGCAAAATCAAAGATGTGTCAAATGTAGCAGTAGCTTCAGATGATTACGCAAGAAGCTTACAGTTAGCTACTAAGAATATAACAGAGCTTAATAAAGCATACTCTACAACTGTTTCTGCGATGAACGAAATGTCAGATTCATCTAAAAACGCAAAAGAATACCATGCCCAAGTTCAAGTTATCACTAAGAACTTAGGCGCATTGAACGCTGTTTATGAGATGGAATTGAAAGATGCAAATAGTCATCTTAAAGCCATGAACAAATTCTACGGTAACCTTACTACTGCGATGGATAGCATGTCTGAGGCTAGCAAAGAATCTCAGCAGTTCAAAACTCAAATTTCGCAGCTTACAAATAACTTGTCTTCACTTAATAAAGTGTATGGCAATATGCTAACAGCTATGAAGGGCTAA
- the gldM gene encoding gliding motility protein GldM, with translation MAGGGKETPRQAMIGMMYLVLTALLALQVSNAVLDKFIFIDQSLKQSVLSSARNNDGRVSAIEQQVDKRGKKARDVEVLKKAKLVQAKTQEMVDYLEGVREKITEVSGGVDPETKKLTGAKDYDKQMLYTLGVEGKKNGEAYKMKEKLNGFVKEINALHADLNLTPLALDANEIEIFKNDPDQKKKDFAQLNFDHTPAVACLAIISQLQTEVTNAGSKALEVLAGEVGADELRFDKIMAVVSPESKVVAAGTKYRAEMFLAASSSTTKPTMTYNGKAIKVEDGKGIIEFTANAGSYDKENKSVQRWKGSITIAAPTGDTTLQIDEEFIVAKPVIQVQSGSVQALYMNCGNVLQINVPALGNAYAPSFAASGASVIKGAKKGAVTVVPNKGKVTLSVSSGGNKIGTESFNVKRVPKPTIKLLSKGRPVDLKNGVNASGMPRSLTAKSIPDEDFAAFLPKDARYRVTSWEISHARGRRAIGVKKGTSETVNINDFAAKAKPGDRIVIEIKKVARMNFQNKVEDVKGVSDIITIPIN, from the coding sequence ATGGCAGGAGGCGGAAAAGAAACCCCCAGGCAAGCAATGATAGGGATGATGTACCTTGTCCTCACAGCACTACTAGCTTTGCAAGTAAGTAATGCGGTATTGGATAAGTTCATCTTTATCGACCAGAGTTTGAAACAGTCGGTATTATCGTCTGCTCGAAATAACGACGGTCGTGTATCGGCAATAGAACAACAAGTAGATAAACGAGGTAAAAAGGCTCGTGATGTTGAGGTTTTGAAAAAGGCTAAATTAGTTCAAGCAAAAACTCAAGAAATGGTTGATTACCTTGAGGGTGTTCGTGAAAAAATTACAGAGGTAAGTGGAGGCGTAGATCCAGAGACCAAAAAGTTAACTGGAGCTAAAGATTATGACAAGCAGATGCTTTACACGTTAGGTGTGGAAGGCAAGAAGAATGGTGAAGCTTACAAAATGAAAGAAAAATTAAACGGCTTTGTTAAGGAAATTAATGCTTTACATGCCGATTTAAATTTGACTCCATTAGCGCTTGACGCAAACGAAATTGAGATTTTCAAAAATGATCCTGATCAAAAGAAAAAGGATTTTGCTCAATTAAACTTTGACCACACTCCAGCTGTAGCATGTTTGGCGATTATTAGCCAACTTCAAACGGAGGTCACTAACGCTGGCTCTAAAGCTTTAGAAGTATTGGCTGGTGAAGTAGGGGCAGATGAACTGCGTTTTGATAAAATTATGGCTGTAGTTAGCCCTGAATCAAAAGTTGTTGCTGCTGGTACTAAATATCGTGCAGAGATGTTTTTGGCTGCTTCTTCTTCAACTACCAAACCAACAATGACTTATAATGGCAAAGCAATTAAGGTTGAGGATGGTAAAGGTATCATTGAATTTACTGCAAATGCAGGCTCATATGACAAGGAGAATAAGTCAGTACAAAGGTGGAAAGGTTCAATTACTATTGCGGCTCCTACTGGAGATACAACACTACAGATTGACGAGGAATTTATTGTTGCAAAACCTGTAATTCAAGTTCAATCTGGTTCAGTTCAGGCACTTTATATGAACTGTGGTAATGTTCTTCAAATCAATGTTCCTGCATTAGGCAATGCTTATGCTCCTTCTTTTGCAGCATCTGGAGCTTCGGTTATCAAAGGAGCTAAGAAAGGAGCTGTAACAGTTGTGCCTAATAAAGGAAAAGTTACTTTAAGCGTTTCAAGTGGAGGTAACAAAATTGGTACGGAAAGCTTTAATGTCAAGAGAGTTCCTAAGCCTACAATTAAACTATTAAGCAAGGGAAGACCTGTAGACTTGAAAAATGGAGTAAATGCATCGGGCATGCCTAGGTCATTGACGGCTAAGTCTATTCCTGATGAAGATTTTGCTGCGTTCTTACCTAAAGATGCTCGTTACAGAGTAACTAGCTGGGAAATTAGCCACGCAAGAGGTAGAAGGGCTATAGGTGTTAAAAAAGGTACTTCGGAAACTGTTAACATCAATGATTTTGCTGCGAAAGCAAAACCTGGAGATCGTATTGTTATTGAAATTAAGAAAGTTGCTAGAATGAACTTTCAAAATAAAGTTGAAGACGTTAAGGGTGTTTCTGATATTATTACTATACCAATTAACTAA
- the gldN gene encoding gliding motility protein GldN, with protein MKVFIKNVSLVIAFVLLTSLGYSQAEFANDDKAPLSPHSIRQVRKADVMYNQSVWLRVDLREKMNEPFKTEGNPITKIIIDAVKAGIIRPYKNDSLVTRMSTQEFNDNLKIPGVEDMSEEDEAMFGGGGDDWGGGGDAGGGDDWGGDAWGGGDDWGGEGGGAAADAAPDEFFAKDMYILEIKENRYFDRKRGRMYYDIQSITVVIPGDLYPTGIEKPIATFSYKELVSNVFVDNPAATWFNPQNTAMHMNYYDAFEMRQFMGKIVKFANPKNKFIDEIYDGNLKLGLAKSQEFEYKLLEYESDLWSN; from the coding sequence ATGAAAGTTTTTATAAAAAACGTTTCTTTGGTTATTGCTTTTGTATTATTAACGAGCTTAGGCTATTCACAGGCTGAATTTGCTAATGATGATAAGGCACCATTGAGCCCACATTCTATTCGTCAAGTAAGAAAAGCTGATGTGATGTATAATCAGTCAGTTTGGTTGAGAGTCGATTTGAGGGAAAAAATGAATGAGCCATTCAAAACAGAAGGTAATCCCATTACAAAAATCATTATTGATGCTGTAAAAGCTGGTATTATCAGACCTTACAAGAATGATTCGTTAGTTACAAGAATGTCAACACAGGAATTTAATGATAACTTGAAAATTCCTGGTGTTGAAGATATGTCTGAAGAAGACGAAGCCATGTTTGGTGGCGGCGGAGATGATTGGGGTGGTGGCGGAGATGCTGGCGGCGGAGATGATTGGGGTGGTGATGCCTGGGGTGGCGGAGATGATTGGGGTGGTGAAGGTGGCGGTGCCGCTGCTGATGCTGCACCTGATGAGTTCTTTGCCAAAGACATGTATATTCTTGAAATTAAAGAAAATAGGTACTTTGATAGGAAGAGAGGTAGAATGTATTACGATATACAATCTATAACCGTAGTAATTCCTGGTGATCTTTATCCTACTGGTATTGAAAAACCAATCGCAACATTCAGTTACAAAGAGTTAGTCTCTAACGTATTTGTAGATAATCCAGCTGCAACTTGGTTTAACCCTCAAAATACAGCCATGCACATGAATTACTATGATGCTTTTGAAATGCGTCAGTTTATGGGCAAAATAGTGAAGTTTGCTAATCCGAAAAATAAATTCATCGATGAAATTTACGATGGTAACCTTAAGTTAGGTTTAGCTAAATCTCAAGAGTTTGAGTATAAGCTTCTCGAGTACGAATCAGACTTGTGGTCAAATTAA
- the glpX gene encoding class II fructose-bisphosphatase, translating to MDYVAKSLVKIVGNAAIAAYPHIGTGGKEEGDQAAVDAMRAAFEGIEIDAIVRVGEGEKDEAPMLYVGEKLGVGTGLKLDIAVDPIEGTSLMAAGKPNAIAVIAVTEQNAFWDAGDAYYMNKIVVGKEASAVIDINASIDQNLRAIAKAKGKRLNELTIYVLNKPRHKGLIEEIEALGSIVALHDEGDVIGSVLALIDNGGVDALMGIGGAPEAVITAAAVKAIGGGMQGKLVPQKDDEKVKLIDSGIDLSKVLYLDDLINSEYAVFAAAGVTTGPLLEGVSLENNLYKTEVIIIDSNSGIHKEFFTITLSEC from the coding sequence ATGGATTACGTAGCGAAATCACTAGTAAAAATTGTAGGAAATGCCGCTATTGCAGCATACCCACATATAGGTACAGGAGGGAAAGAGGAAGGGGATCAAGCTGCTGTAGATGCTATGAGGGCTGCTTTTGAAGGAATTGAGATTGATGCCATAGTTAGAGTAGGAGAAGGTGAAAAAGATGAAGCCCCTATGCTCTATGTAGGAGAAAAACTAGGTGTAGGAACGGGATTGAAATTAGATATTGCCGTTGATCCTATAGAAGGAACGAGCTTGATGGCTGCTGGAAAACCTAATGCGATAGCTGTTATTGCTGTAACAGAGCAAAATGCTTTTTGGGATGCAGGAGATGCTTACTATATGAATAAGATTGTAGTAGGAAAAGAGGCAAGTGCGGTTATTGATATTAATGCTTCTATTGATCAAAATTTACGAGCAATAGCAAAAGCTAAAGGAAAAAGACTAAATGAGCTAACTATTTACGTACTTAATAAACCTCGGCATAAGGGGCTTATTGAAGAAATTGAAGCACTTGGTTCAATTGTAGCATTACATGATGAAGGCGATGTAATAGGATCGGTATTGGCTCTTATAGATAATGGTGGAGTTGATGCACTGATGGGGATAGGTGGAGCTCCTGAAGCGGTAATAACAGCTGCGGCTGTGAAAGCGATAGGAGGAGGTATGCAGGGTAAACTAGTTCCACAAAAAGATGATGAGAAAGTAAAACTTATTGATTCAGGTATAGACCTTAGTAAGGTATTGTATCTTGATGATTTGATTAACTCAGAGTATGCTGTTTTTGCCGCAGCAGGTGTTACAACAGGTCCTTTACTAGAAGGAGTTTCTTTAGAAAATAATCTTTATAAGACAGAGGTAATCATAATTGATTCTAATTCAGGTATCCATAAAGAATTCTTCACCATTACGCTGAGTGAATGTTAG
- a CDS encoding alpha/beta hydrolase gives MSKKRRLKLFFRFISALLVIPLIGFGIFFYANEAPITQGKVAYNIPYSAKHTLDIYYPTSHTNEKAPVVLFIHGGAWIAGRKEAINVNRINGAINQLRKNGFTIISPSYTLARNNKSPFPQCIQDGFEAIQWISNNADNLQLDLDYFGVIGESAGAHIAMMNAFAQPSEFDLPYPKVDLDFVVDIYGPNNLDDLYHMQLLDSIDAVLQQLPPSVHEHLDLPKLLFGFDPQENPALTKEFTDHYSPIYYLNKNCPPVLIIHGNNDQVVPFMQSELLKKKLDSLGIENEFHLLENVNHAFAGANEVQKSEIQTWITDFILSRKK, from the coding sequence ATGTCCAAAAAAAGAAGATTAAAATTATTTTTTAGATTTATTTCAGCCCTACTTGTCATCCCTTTAATAGGCTTTGGAATTTTCTTTTATGCTAATGAAGCACCTATTACTCAAGGGAAAGTAGCCTATAATATCCCTTATTCAGCTAAGCATACGTTGGATATTTATTATCCCACTTCACACACAAATGAGAAGGCCCCTGTAGTACTATTTATTCATGGTGGAGCATGGATAGCTGGAAGAAAAGAAGCGATTAACGTTAATAGAATCAACGGTGCTATCAACCAACTTAGAAAGAATGGCTTCACTATTATTAGCCCATCTTATACATTGGCAAGAAACAACAAATCACCCTTTCCGCAATGTATTCAAGATGGCTTCGAGGCAATACAATGGATTTCCAACAATGCAGACAACTTGCAACTTGACTTAGATTATTTTGGAGTAATTGGTGAGTCTGCTGGTGCCCATATTGCCATGATGAATGCCTTTGCACAGCCTTCTGAATTTGACTTGCCCTATCCTAAAGTAGACCTAGATTTTGTAGTTGATATTTATGGACCTAACAACTTGGATGACCTCTATCACATGCAATTACTCGATAGTATTGATGCAGTACTCCAGCAGCTACCTCCTTCAGTACATGAGCACTTAGATTTACCTAAACTGCTATTTGGTTTTGATCCTCAGGAAAACCCAGCTCTCACCAAAGAGTTTACTGACCACTACTCACCTATTTATTATTTGAATAAAAACTGCCCTCCGGTTCTCATTATTCATGGAAATAACGACCAGGTAGTTCCATTTATGCAGAGTGAATTGCTCAAGAAAAAACTAGATAGTTTAGGAATCGAAAATGAATTTCACCTTTTAGAAAATGTAAACCATGCTTTTGCTGGAGCGAATGAGGTTCAAAAGTCCGAAATTCAAACTTGGATTACAGACTTTATTCTATCTCGGAAAAAATAA
- a CDS encoding IS5 family transposase, whose product METGYTRLTSRQWQYIKEYLPVERKRKYDLRDVVDSILYCMRSGQQWRSLSGEGRPPWNVVYYYFRKWQGDNTLFRLNAALNQLERKRKGKKATPSMLSIDSQSVKCAPFIGQDTGLDGNKKVNGRKRHVITDTLGLVWGVVATGANEHDGTIGQRVVEPLLGYLHRMEKILADQAYKKKFTGWVEDNIRGVEVEISSCPPTPRGFVPIKWRWVTERTFGTFNFFRRLSKDYEKTTKSQEAWVLWQNCQIILNRIKKMPI is encoded by the coding sequence ATGGAAACAGGATATACCCGCTTGACCTCCCGGCAATGGCAATATATAAAAGAATATCTTCCCGTGGAAAGGAAACGCAAATATGACCTCAGGGACGTGGTGGACTCGATCTTGTACTGCATGCGCAGCGGACAGCAGTGGCGCAGCCTCTCGGGCGAGGGACGCCCTCCTTGGAATGTGGTATACTATTATTTCCGCAAGTGGCAGGGGGACAACACGCTTTTTCGGCTGAACGCGGCACTCAACCAACTAGAGCGCAAGAGGAAGGGCAAGAAGGCGACCCCGAGCATGCTTTCCATTGATAGCCAGTCGGTAAAGTGCGCGCCTTTTATCGGGCAGGACACGGGGCTGGACGGCAACAAGAAGGTGAACGGGAGAAAAAGGCACGTCATCACCGATACGCTCGGGCTGGTATGGGGAGTGGTCGCCACTGGCGCCAACGAGCATGACGGCACGATAGGGCAACGGGTGGTGGAGCCCCTCTTGGGCTACCTGCACAGGATGGAAAAGATCCTGGCAGACCAGGCCTATAAAAAGAAGTTCACCGGATGGGTAGAGGACAACATAAGGGGCGTAGAGGTCGAGATATCCTCTTGTCCCCCAACCCCCAGGGGCTTTGTGCCCATCAAGTGGAGATGGGTCACCGAGAGGACATTCGGCACGTTCAATTTCTTCCGGAGGCTGTCCAAAGACTATGAAAAAACTACCAAAAGCCAAGAAGCTTGGGTTTTATGGCAAAACTGCCAAATAATACTTAATAGGATCAAAAAAATGCCTATTTAA